One genomic window of Brienomyrus brachyistius isolate T26 chromosome 16, BBRACH_0.4, whole genome shotgun sequence includes the following:
- the LOC125710291 gene encoding cyclin-T2-like isoform X1, with amino-acid sequence MAACRASSRWFFTREQLEASPSRRCGVEADRELSYRQQAANLIQDMGQRLNVSQLTINTAIVYMHRFYMYHSFTKFHRNITSPTTLFLAAKVEEQPRKLEHVIKVAHACLNPQEPPLDAKSNAYLQQAQELVILETIVLQTLGFDITIEHPHTDVVKCSQLVRASKDLAQTSYFMATNSLHLTTFCLQYKPTVIACVCIHLACKWSNWEIPVSTDGKHWWEYVDPTVTLELLDELTHEFLQILEKTPSRLKRIRNWRATQAAKKPKSESQASDGSIPDLSSAQDLGPSLVDSIPGVLASATFPKASASFPVPVASSCVSTVSLDSLPGIQMASYDFSEPGNWPKDAALVEAPPLQHDTPNLLLSNSATSQPFPSGKSEQKVGGGARHPPGTQRMTLDKYREKHAVGRKQEAGAEAPLASLDHRKHPYPQPVLTGIPETSPVKAKLPLPVPDRHSGDKRDKGSLKVRLPILPGEKGDVGREELKMKIKVSSERHSSSDEGSSRTKHSSPLTSKDKHREHSGHRHHKHGHPHVHSHSGNGRGGPEGTLCSPVGVSGEGVGPGTGPHRKRAHPEAGSHNHHSKTSKSSKSSGSASLCSSVRQIVSSEGSVVNHPFPPPPPPVAYQVGYGHLSTLVKLDRSPVASLGSEGIGPGANGLQTDYKDTFDMLDSLLSAQGMNS; translated from the exons ATGGCGGCGTGCCGGGCATCTTCGAGATGGTTCTTTACCAGGGAGCAGCTCGAAGCCTCACCGTCCCGCCGCTGTGGAGTAGAGGCGGATAGGGAATTATCGTACAGACAACAAGCGGCTAACCTTATTCAAGACATGGGCCAGAGACTCAACGT CTCCCAACTCACAATAAACACTGCAATagtttacatgcacagattttaTATGTACCATTCTTTCACCAAGTTTCACAGAAAT ATAACTTCACCAACAACCTTATTCCTGGCTGCAAAGGTTGAGGAACAGCCTCGGAAACTTGAACATGTAATTAAAGTTGCACATGCCTGTCTAAACCCTCAAGAGCCCCCGCTAGATGCAAAGAGTAAT GCCTACCTCCAGCAAGCTCAAGAGCTGGTGATACTTGAAACCATAGTTCTGCAGACTTTAG GGTTTGACATAACAATTGAGCATCCACATACTGATGTTGTGAAATGTTCCCAGCTAGTGCGAG CAAGCAAGGATTTGGCACAGACTTCCTATTTCATGGCTACCAACAG CCTACACCTCACCACCTTCTGCCTGCAGTACAAGCCCACAGTCATAGCGTGTGTATGCATCCATCTGGCTTGTAAATGGTCCAACTGGGAGATCCCCGTCTCCACGGACGGGAAACACTGGTGGGAATATGTGGACCCCACTGTTACGCTGGAACTGCTCGATG AACTGACGCAtgaatttctacagattctggAGAAGACCCCCAGCAGGTTAAAGCGGATTCGAAACTGGAGG GCGACCCAAGCTGCCAAAAAGCCCAAGTCTGAAAGCCAAGCAAGCGATGGCTCCATCCCTGACCTCTCCTCAGCCCAGGACCTGGGGCCCTCCTTAGTGGACAGTATTCCTGGGGTGTTGGCGAGTGCCACCTTTCCCAAAGCCTCTGCGTCCTTTCCTGTCCCTGTGGCATCGAGCTGTGTCAGCACTGTGTCCCTTGACAGCCTTCCTGGCATCCAGATGGCCTCGTATGACTTCAGCGAGCCCGGCAACTGGCCCAAGGATGCTGCCCTGGTTGAGGCCCCTCCCCTCCAGCATGATACCCCAAACCTGCTACTTTCAAACTCtgcaacctcccagccatttccCTCAGGTAAATCTGAACAAAAGGTGGGAGGTGGAGCACGGCACCCCCCCGGAACCCAGAGGATGACCCTGGACAAATATCGGGAGAAGCATGCTGTGGGTCGGAAGCAGGAGGCTGGCGCAGAAGCACCACTGGCCTCCTTGGACCACAGGAAGCATCCATATCCCCAGCCAGTTCTTACCGGCATCCCCGAGACCTCTCCAGTAAAGGCTAAGCTGCCCCTGCCTGTACCGGACCGTCACTCGGGGGACAAGCGGGACAAGGGCAGCCTGAAGGTGCGCCTGCCCATTCTGCCCGGCGAAAAGGGTGACGTAGGACGGGAAGAGCTTAAGATGAAGATTAAGGTGTCCTCGGAGCGTCACAGTTCGTCAGATGAGGGCAGCTCCCGCACCAAACATTCCAGTCCGCTGACGAGCAAAGACAAGCACAGGGAGCACTCTGGCCACCGGCACCACAAGCATGGCCACCCACACGTCCACTCCCACAGTGGCAATGGCCGAGGAGGCCCTGAGGGTACCCTCTGTAGCCCGGTAGGTGTAAGCGGTGAGGGCGTGGGCCCCGGCACCGGCCCCCACCGGAAGAGGGCCCACCCCGAGGCGGGTTCGCACAACCACCACTCCAAAACGAGCAAAAGTTCCAAAAGCTCAGGTAGTGCGTCTCTTTGTTCCTCTGTACGGCAGATTGTGTCCTCTGAGGGCTCTGTTGTTAAccaccccttccccccccctcctccccctgtCGCATACCAGGTGGGCTACGGACATCTCAGCACCCTAGTGAAACTGGACAGGAGTCCAGTGGCGAGCCTCGGCTCTGAGGGCATCGGCCCCGGGGCCAACGGCCTGCAAACTGACTACAAGGACACTTTTGATATGCTCGATTCGCTCTTAAGTGCCCAGGGCATGAACTCGTGA
- the LOC125710291 gene encoding cyclin-T2-like isoform X2 yields MAACRASSRWFFTREQLEASPSRRCGVEADRELSYRQQAANLIQDMGQRLNVSQLTINTAIVYMHRFYMYHSFTKFHRNITSPTTLFLAAKVEEQPRKLEHVIKVAHACLNPQEPPLDAKSNAYLQQAQELVILETIVLQTLGFDITIEHPHTDVVKCSQLVRASKDLAQTSYFMATNSLHLTTFCLQYKPTVIACVCIHLACKWSNWEIPVSTDGKHWWEYVDPTVTLELLDELTHEFLQILEKTPSRLKRIRNWRATQAAKKPKSESQASDGSIPDLSSAQDLGPSLVDSIPGVLASATFPKASASFPVPVASSCVSTVSLDSLPGIQMASYDFSEPGNWPKDAALVEAPPLQHDTPNLLLSNSATSQPFPSGKSEQKVGGGARHPPGTQRMTLDKYREKHAVGRKQEAGAEAPLASLDHRKHPYPQPVLTGIPETSPVKAKLPLPVPDRHSGDKRDKGSLKVRLPILPGEKGDVGREELKMKIKVSSERHSSSDEGSSRTKHSSPLTSKDKHREHSGHRHHKHGHPHVHSHSGNGRGGPEGTLCSPVGVSGEGVGPGTGPHRKRAHPEAGSHNHHSKTSKSSKSSGGLRTSQHPSETGQESSGEPRL; encoded by the exons ATGGCGGCGTGCCGGGCATCTTCGAGATGGTTCTTTACCAGGGAGCAGCTCGAAGCCTCACCGTCCCGCCGCTGTGGAGTAGAGGCGGATAGGGAATTATCGTACAGACAACAAGCGGCTAACCTTATTCAAGACATGGGCCAGAGACTCAACGT CTCCCAACTCACAATAAACACTGCAATagtttacatgcacagattttaTATGTACCATTCTTTCACCAAGTTTCACAGAAAT ATAACTTCACCAACAACCTTATTCCTGGCTGCAAAGGTTGAGGAACAGCCTCGGAAACTTGAACATGTAATTAAAGTTGCACATGCCTGTCTAAACCCTCAAGAGCCCCCGCTAGATGCAAAGAGTAAT GCCTACCTCCAGCAAGCTCAAGAGCTGGTGATACTTGAAACCATAGTTCTGCAGACTTTAG GGTTTGACATAACAATTGAGCATCCACATACTGATGTTGTGAAATGTTCCCAGCTAGTGCGAG CAAGCAAGGATTTGGCACAGACTTCCTATTTCATGGCTACCAACAG CCTACACCTCACCACCTTCTGCCTGCAGTACAAGCCCACAGTCATAGCGTGTGTATGCATCCATCTGGCTTGTAAATGGTCCAACTGGGAGATCCCCGTCTCCACGGACGGGAAACACTGGTGGGAATATGTGGACCCCACTGTTACGCTGGAACTGCTCGATG AACTGACGCAtgaatttctacagattctggAGAAGACCCCCAGCAGGTTAAAGCGGATTCGAAACTGGAGG GCGACCCAAGCTGCCAAAAAGCCCAAGTCTGAAAGCCAAGCAAGCGATGGCTCCATCCCTGACCTCTCCTCAGCCCAGGACCTGGGGCCCTCCTTAGTGGACAGTATTCCTGGGGTGTTGGCGAGTGCCACCTTTCCCAAAGCCTCTGCGTCCTTTCCTGTCCCTGTGGCATCGAGCTGTGTCAGCACTGTGTCCCTTGACAGCCTTCCTGGCATCCAGATGGCCTCGTATGACTTCAGCGAGCCCGGCAACTGGCCCAAGGATGCTGCCCTGGTTGAGGCCCCTCCCCTCCAGCATGATACCCCAAACCTGCTACTTTCAAACTCtgcaacctcccagccatttccCTCAGGTAAATCTGAACAAAAGGTGGGAGGTGGAGCACGGCACCCCCCCGGAACCCAGAGGATGACCCTGGACAAATATCGGGAGAAGCATGCTGTGGGTCGGAAGCAGGAGGCTGGCGCAGAAGCACCACTGGCCTCCTTGGACCACAGGAAGCATCCATATCCCCAGCCAGTTCTTACCGGCATCCCCGAGACCTCTCCAGTAAAGGCTAAGCTGCCCCTGCCTGTACCGGACCGTCACTCGGGGGACAAGCGGGACAAGGGCAGCCTGAAGGTGCGCCTGCCCATTCTGCCCGGCGAAAAGGGTGACGTAGGACGGGAAGAGCTTAAGATGAAGATTAAGGTGTCCTCGGAGCGTCACAGTTCGTCAGATGAGGGCAGCTCCCGCACCAAACATTCCAGTCCGCTGACGAGCAAAGACAAGCACAGGGAGCACTCTGGCCACCGGCACCACAAGCATGGCCACCCACACGTCCACTCCCACAGTGGCAATGGCCGAGGAGGCCCTGAGGGTACCCTCTGTAGCCCGGTAGGTGTAAGCGGTGAGGGCGTGGGCCCCGGCACCGGCCCCCACCGGAAGAGGGCCCACCCCGAGGCGGGTTCGCACAACCACCACTCCAAAACGAGCAAAAGTTCCAAAAGCTCAG GTGGGCTACGGACATCTCAGCACCCTAGTGAAACTGGACAGGAGTCCAGTGGCGAGCCTCGGCTCTGA